The following are from one region of the Vitis riparia cultivar Riparia Gloire de Montpellier isolate 1030 chromosome 14, EGFV_Vit.rip_1.0, whole genome shotgun sequence genome:
- the LOC117931112 gene encoding mini zinc finger protein 2-like, whose translation MPASDSGSLEELENCSCFLGGCGEEGRVDLGSCRMRKRQVVLRRDEPSRSSANSSFTVRSVRYGECQKNHAAGVGGYAVDGCREFMASGEEGTSSALTCAACGCHRNFHRREVETELVCECSSPTSNGK comes from the coding sequence atGCCAGCTTCTGATTCTGGATCTCTGGAAGAATTGGAGAATTGCAGCTGTTTTCTTGGTGGGTGTGGAGAAGAAGGTAGAGTAGATTTGGGGTCTTGTAGAATGAGGAAGCGTCAAGTTGTGCTTAGGAGAGATGAGCCATCAAGAAGCTCAGCTAATTCATCTTTCACAGTGAGGAGTGTGAGGTATGGAGAGTGTCAGAAGAATCACGCTGCGGGTGTTGGAGGGTATGCTGTTGATGGGTGCAGAGAGTTCATGGCGAGCGGTGAAGAGGGAACCAGCAGTGCACTCACCTGCGCCGCCTGCGGCTGCCACCGGAACTTCCACCGCCGGGAAGTGGAAACCGAGTTAGTGTGCGAGTGTTCTTCCCCTACCTCAAATGggaaatag